In the Bdellovibrionales bacterium genome, TTAAGGTTCCAGGTTCCTAAAAGACAAAGGCAAATCACTTGGTGATTTGCCTTTGTCTTTTAGGAACCTGGAACCTTAATAACCTAGCTATTTGGGGGAGCGAAGCATTTTTTCGACTTCGGAGATGTGGGCCTCTTCCTCGGTGATCATCTTGCGAGCGAACTCTTCGAGGGCCACGCGCTCGTCTTTTACGACTTTTAAAAGTTCGTAGTAATGAGAAAGCTGAATCTTTTCGTGCTCTAAGCTCTCCTTAAGGATATCAGAGACCGAATGCTTTTCAGTTTCTAGAAGTTTGGCAATTTTTAAGGAAGGATGACCATTAAGGGTAGTAATGTGCTCCCCCGCCTCTTCCGCATGCTGCAAGGACTCGTGCGCCTGATCACGAAGCCATTTAACGATGGGAATACGGTTGTTGCCGTAAACCATTAATGAATAGTGAGTGTAACGAATCACTCCGGCCAGCTCGTGCTCGAGGATGTTGTTCAACAGTTTAATGATTTTCTCTTCCATAGGTCCTCCGTGTGTCTTTACCCGATCATAGTAAAAGCATACCTGGCGATTATCAATTCATTTTCAACTCATTTTCATTGAGAATGCATTTCACTAAATAACTACGTTTAAAACGATCTGAGCCACAAAATGCTAATTATTTCCCCAGCATTTTCTCAGAAAAAGACTGACGGTGTCCGTCACTCAAACCGAACTTGAGACGAGTCTGAACCGTTTTGGATTCGACCAAAGTTCCCAAAGTTCGATCCCAAATCGATAGCGACACTCCAAAATTTTTGTCGTAATGCCGGGGATCTGTCGAGTGGTGAATCTGATGCTGCTTTGGACTGATAAATATTTTTTCCAACGGACCAAAAGAAAGTGGAATATGACTGTGACGGAGGTTGCTCGCTAAAATATTAAAGGTAAATCCAAAAAAATTAATTCCTAAAACTGTAAAAACGTTGAACTGACTTTCGAATAAAAAAATAAAAATCCCAATCATCACCCCGGCAGAAAAACTATTCCTCACCGCGGACATGGCGGACTCGAGGGGGTGGGCGCGGTATAACGTGATCGGCGTCAAGATACGAGCCGAGTGATGAGTTTTATGAAATCTCCAAAGAAAGGGAATCTTGTGCATTAATAAGTGATGAAAGAATCTTAAAAAATCATCGAACACGAAAGCTAGAATTGTAAAACAAAGCAAATTGATGGGACTAGAAGGGAGACCAATCATCTCTTGATCATTCAATTTTAAAAGTAAGCCCACCGTTCCTTGAGAGAAACGAAAGCTAAAATCTAAAAACGGAATAAATAACAAGACCTTTAAAATGCTGTTAAAAAAATAAACTTTGTAATCGAGCTGGGTCGATCGGTTCCACCAGTACCGTTTACGAAAAACTAAACTGCAAGCGCGTTTTATATTCTTTCGAAGGTCAAGTTCACGAGCCTCTATACAAATCGCAACGACAATAAAAAAAAGTGAAAATAAAAGATTTAAATGAAAGAGTCGAGAGCCGGGATCATCAATCGGAACGAGAAAGCGATCAAACCACTGAGAGATCGAGTTAGAAGACATAGGAGAAGCCTACCATAAAGCTCTGCGGCTTTCCAGGTCGGGCTCCAAATGGTCTTAACGAGACAAGATAATCTCTACTCAGAAGATTGTCGACTCGAGCAAAAATTTGGCTGTGTTTGTCCACCTGGTAACGACCGGCCCAGTCCACGATCCCGTAAGCCGCAATGCTACGGCGACCTTCCGCTGCGCTCTGATCCAAAGACTCGCCTTGATAAATAAAAGCGAGTTCTTGTTTAAATTTTTTGTATTCGGTTCCCGCGGTAAATGTGTACTGAATCTGAGGGACATAGGGAAGCGGATCCCCAGAGCGCACAGCTCCCACACCCCATTCCGCAGTGTTTGAATTAAAATTATTTCTAAATTCTGCATTGAGAAGTGTAGCATTCAACTGCACAGGAATTTGCAGATTTTGAATGCGAAATCTTTGAGAAAGCCGAGCTTCAAGCCCTCGGATCGCCGCCTGACCCCCATTGAACTGTTGGTCTAACTGGTTGGCGGCACAACCCGTGGAGGCCGTACAGGTTCCGGTGATATTACTGTAATCGTTGTAGAAGGCGACCATTTCTGCCTGTGAGTCGGCATCGGCAGAGATAAATTTCATTCCGACTTCGTAATTTACACTTCGCTCTTGAGCTTCGCTGCCATTGTCATTGAGGCCAGCAACACTCACACCGCGATTCACACTTCCCTTGAGAGACCATAAGTCGGTCAATTTATAAAGAACTGCCGTTCCCGGAGCAAAAACAGAACTACTTCGCTCGATATCTGCACCATTGAGTGCGTCCTGGAATCTATAATCCACTTTTTCGGCTCGACCCAGAGCCGTGAATACCCACTTGCCCCAACTGAGATTCTCTACGACGTGGGCCGTTAGCGCTGTCGCCGAGTTTCTGTTGATCGCATTCATCGTTACCGGATCCCCCGTCGGAGCCAACGCCCCCGCAGACATTTGAAAGAGATTCCGAGTGTGATTTCTCTTAATTTGATCCTGATGAAAGCGGAGACCCACTTCGATATCGTGACGGGTCTCGCCCCATTCGTACTGGGCATTCCAACGCGTCTGAGCTCCTTGACTGTAGAAAGTGCGCTGGTTGCCCAGGATCACGATATCGCCGGCACCGTTGAGCGCCGAGGCAGAATCTTCCACGCCCGCCAGAATATTAAAGTACTGCTGGTTGTTCGCTGGATTATTAATGGTGTTAAAAAAATTGGGGGCCTGACTCCCGCGAAAACTATCCGCGCGAAACCACAGTCGCTCAAAATCATGGCGATATAGCGTCGATTTGATTTGAGATTCTGGACTCGATTGATAAACATGTTCTAAATGAACTTTGGTATGCTGCCACGTCATCTCGTCGAGAGCGGACGAAGCATATCGGCGGTAGGGAGTGCTATTGATGTCTTGGGCCGATAAGCCGAGATAGGTCTCATTGGAATCCTCGTCCTCGTAACCCAACCGGAACTCCACAGAGTTTTTTCCCGAAGACCAACGTAATTTTCCCTGAATGTCATTTTTAACAAAACCGACGTCACCACCACCATCAAGCTGTTTAAATCCGTCGGACGAGTTTCGACCCGCGAATACATTGTAACCGATGTTTCCCACACGGCCGCCGTTCGACAACTTATAGAGCTGAGTATTAAAAACTCCCGCGGACGCTTCCATCTGTGTGGTTTGCTGACCGGGAATACTTTGTGAGAGGTAGTTTAATGTTCCCCCAATCGAGTTCGGACCATAGGGCACTGCTGTAAACCCTTTGTAAACTTCCATGGATTCTGTGTGAAGCAAAGACGGGGTATAGTAGGCGGCCGGTGCGGAGTAAGGAGCTGGTCCAATCAATACGCCATCTTCCATAAAAACGATTTTTTTGGAACGATCAGGATTTGTTCCACGCAAACCGATGTTCGGTCGTAAACCTTGGCCATCCTCTTCGCGAATGTAAACACCCGCGGATTGCTTGAGGACGCGATTGATATCGGTGTATTTAAAGAGTTCCATTTTCTCTTTACCGATCTTTTGAGGAGTGGAAGTATTCACAACAAAATCTTCCATTTCGCCCGTAATCACTACGCGGCTCAGTTCATCACTTTGATCGCTGCTGAGATCCTTTAACGAAGTGCGAACTGCGTCTTGAGCTCCGGAGACGCAGGACCATAAAGTCGCTAAAAGGAATATTTGCGCCAAAGACCGCATTAGTCGTTATCTCCCTGATGCGTGAGAGGGGCATCGAGCGACAGAATCGTCAGGACATCGATCTTAAACGTATTGGCTACGGACCGAATATTGGCGTAGAGATGACAAAGAGGCTCGACGGGATTATCTATAGTTGTGGCCGCACAAGCTCCCACGTCCATCTTTAGGATCTGTTCCCACAAATTGCCTTGTTGGGAAACCTTCTGAACTTCATCGATATTGCTAAGAAGAATCGAATCCATTTTGGCGACCACTTCGGGATGGCCCTTTGTCGCCAAATAGTCGTCGAAGCCAAAGGCCTTTTTGCTTTTGTTCGTGGATCCATAAAGAATGGCTCTAAATCCGGCGAGCTGGGTTGAAATCGCAGGGAAAGCTAAACCTGACCAAATATGCTCCACAGCATCGGGACATTTTTGTTCGGCAGCGATGCATTCTTTTTTATTCTTTCCGAGCGGAACTCCAAGTTTAGAATCTTTAATTTTTTCGATGGAAAACAAAGAATCGGTTAAGGCATTTACCGCTGCCTTCGCGGAAGGGTATCTAGCCCCCGGCGAATTCTCAACGAGAGTTCTCGTAAAATTCGCATTCTCGGGATCCCACGCCGCCCAAAGTTCCTGCGACTTCTGATAGACATCATCGGCAAGAGCTAAAGCCCGATCACAGCGATCCTTCGTGCGTTGTTGAGGAGTTCTTTTTAACCACTCAACGACATTTTTATTTAAAGGAATTTTGAGATTGCACTTTTCGGACTGAGGAGGCGTGAACAATAGATACTCTAAAGCGCCTAACCCCTTCCGGTTATTGATCGTCAGCAAAGGTTGTTGCTTCGTCAGCGCTAAAGTCGCAACATCGTTATCGATACTGCACGTATTTATGAAAGGCCAAGAGTAAATATTATCGGCGTAGTAACGACCATTATCCGTTAGTGGACCGATGGGTGCCGCATCGACCAAGTGATAGGCCAGCATCGCCTGTGTCCACTGGTTTTTGACAGCAGTCTCCGAAGCCGCGTTGACAACGCCATTCTCCAGCTCATCGCAGTAATCCGACAAACGACTTTTAAGGAGAGCCGCCTGGAGATTAAATTCACGAACATTTTTCGCGATGATGTTGATACCAATATTCACCAACATCTTCTCTTCGCTAAACTCCCCTTCATTAGGATTCTGAAGATTCGCAGGGAGAGGATTCTTTACATCTTGGAACCCGAACCCAGGCTTACTGGGAACCGCTGGGGGAAGTGCGGCCATTTGGTCACTGGTATAATCACTGCAAGAGGACAAGTTGCTCATGCTGACGACTAAAATCAATTTTAAAAATGACTGCAACTTCATAAATAACCTCGAATCCTTAATTCATTAAAGGTAATCCACTTCGATCATTAATTTGCGAGCGTCTTCCACTTTCTGACCCATCACCGTCCAAGGAGTGGTGTCCGCCTTAAAAGTTCCGAAATCTTTAACCAAAGTTGGCGGGACTAAGTTGGCTTTTGCAGGAAAGTCGAAATGCTCTTTGGTTAAAAAGATTTGGACGTCATCCGACAGAAAGAACTCGACGAGCTGAGTGGCCAACGCCTGTTGCTTGGTCGATTGACTAATACCCGCACCAGTCCCATTGGTGTGAACACCTGTTTTGTCTTGGTTTAAATATTTAATCTTAATCGGAAGGTTTGCTGTTTGCGGATTTCCTAAAAGAAGTCCGAGATAGTAGCTGTTGGTGATCCCAAGGAGACAACCGTCTTGCCCCATTCCAATGGCATTTAAAATCTGATTGTCGCTGGTATAGAACTTATCCTGGGCTCGGTTCGCGACCAAACCTTTTACGATTTCTTTGGCTTTGTCGTAACCGTCGGTCACGATCATGTTGGCGACAAACGCTTCGTTGTAAGCGGACTTACTGGTGCGAATGCAAAGAGTTCCCGCCCAATTGGGATGAGCCAGATCTTCGTAGCTATTGATGGAGCTCACATCCACACCCGCTTCATAAACTAAGGTGCGTGCACGGTATGTGATGGCAGTCCAAAGATTTTGAGGATCTCTCATGGCTGGTAAAACTTGCGACTTGACCACCTGAGAGGTCATCGGTGCAAAGAAACCTTTCGCTGCGAGATCGGTAAGATAAACTAAGTCTTTCACGAAAATCACATCCGCCGGGCTGTTGGCGCCCTCGGACTGCAGTTTCTTTAGCATGTCGCCATAACCTAACTCGACGATTTGGACCGTGGTCCCCGTCTTTGCCTTAAACTGGTCTGCGATCACTTGCATACGTGCTGCAGGACGATCGGTGTAAAGTACCAGATCTGCCGTAGCGTTCATTGTGAAAAGAAGCGTGAATACGGAAATTAAAAACTTCATAAGATGGCCCTCTCTCTTGCATTGTTGATGACTTGGTTTTAGCTCGAGCGAATTTGAAAGGTCAAAGAATCGAGGTTAAAAGCATCAATTGAAAATCCAATGATTTTCCAAATGAAAAGCATATGAAAATCGAAAGGCTATGAGCCTCAGTTCTCAGTTAGTTTTCAAATTTATGTCATTGGTTTTTCACAACAAAAATTAATCGCGCAATCTTTGACCCCCAGGCCATTCACCTATATCCCAGCCCCACACAGGAGAGAAATTCATGAAAAATTTAACAATGCTTGTGAGTCTAGTGGCGTGCACCCTTCTTATAGGAAATGCGTCTCTCGCTCAAAAATCGACCCAGTTACCGCCAGTTCCAGGCCAACAGATCGTCGTCGCCTACGCCAAGATGGTTTCAGAAACCTACGCCAACGCTCTCAAAGCCGGAAGAGATTTAGAGAAAGCTCTTCAAGAGTTTATTAAAAAACCGAACGAAGCCACTCACACAGCGGCCAAAAATGCTTGGATCGCTGCGAGAACCGCATACTCACCCACCGAAATCTATCGTTTTTACGGCGGACCCATTGATGACGATGATGGCCCAGAGGGTTCGCTCAATGCTTGGCCTCTGGACGAAGTTTACATCGACTATGTGGTCGGATCTCCAAATTCGGGCATCATAAATGATCTGGCCAATTATCCGCAAATCACCGCTGAACTCTTAAAAGCCCTTAATGAAAAAGAGGGCGAAAAAAATATCTCCACGGGATTCCATGCGATTGAGTTTCTTTTATGGGGTCAAGATCTCAGCTTGAATGGGCCCGGAAAACGAAAATACACCGACTACGTTAAGGGACAAGGAAAGAATGCCGAACGTCGCGGGCAATACATAACCGTGGTCGCACGTATTCTCGTCGATGATCTCGAGTCTTTGGTGACCGACTGGGATCAAAACAATCCTGAATCCTACGGATCACAGTTTATTAAGCCTGAGAACACACAACAGTCTCTGACCAATTTATTAAAAGCAGTTTACAGCATGTCCGCCGAGGAATTGTCTCAGGAAAGAATGTTCGTGGCCTACGATACTCAACAGCAGGAGGAGGAACACTCTTGTTTTAGTGATACGACTCATATGGACATCTATGATAACTTTATAGGTATTAGAAATGTGTTGAATCTAGTTTTACCCACGGTGAATTCAAAAAACCCGATGTTGGCTCAAAAAGTCAGCGCCGCTTTAGACACCTTGGAGCAAAAAATTAAAGCGATGCCAAAACCTTTCGATCAGGCTATTCTCAACGAGCAACAACGCCCTCAAATTTTAGAGATCATCCGCGCCTTAGAAGCTTTGGGTGCAGACACTTTGGACGTCGCCAACTCTTTAGGAATTACGTTGAAATAAAATGGGAACTTACTTTTTATCTTTAGTCTTATTAGGGTTTGCAAGTTGGGCGAACCCTCTGTTGCCGGGAGGTTCCGGCACCACCAAAGATTTATCCAAAAATGCTTTTAGTCATCCCTTCAACGGAATCACGGTTGAACAAAAAAACCAATTCTTTGTGGGAAACTCCTTCTTTAAAGCCGCCTGGGTTCAAGCGCCCGCCACCACCGAAGGACGAGATGGTTTAGGTCCGACGTTTAATGCGCGAGCCTGCGCCGCTTGCCACGCTTTTGATGGGCGGACTTCCGCATACTTGGATAACGGCGTAGAAATTAAAGTCGGACTCTCGCTGCTCATTCGGTTAAAAACTTTTTCGAAGAATCATTGGGGAGACCATCCGGAATATGGAGGACAAATTAATCCCAATGGAGTTCAAGGCGTTCCCGGAGAAATGCAGCCGGTGGTGAGTTTCCTAGAGGAATCTGAAACATATCCCGATGGGTCCTCCTACACATTGAGAAAACCACAATTCACATTTGTGAATGTCTCTCGAAGCGAACTCGATGAGGACACGTTTATTTCCCCTCGTATTCCTCAGCAAATTATTGGATTAGGTCTCATCGACTCGATCAACGAAACGGACATCACGTCTCAGGCTGACGAAAACGATAGTAACCAAGATGGTATCTCCGGAAAAATACCGTGGGCCTATGATATGGCTCGGCAACGAGTGACCATCGGTCGCTTTGGGTGGAAATCGGAGCAACCGAATTTACGACAACAAAATCTAGCGGCTTTTTTAGGGGATATAGGGATCACGTCGTCATTATTCCCCGAGGAGAACTGTCCGTTAGTTCAGATAGAATGCCTCGCAAGCCTCAGTGGTGGTAAGCCCGAAGTGGATAGCACTATCGAAAATCGTTTAACTCTTTACACCCAACTCGTTTCTGTCCCCGCCGCACGACATGCTGACGAAATTGAATTTCAAAAAGGCTTTGAGCTTTTCAAGTCCGTCGGTTGCGCCAACTGCCACACTCCCTCCTACACCACAACGGCCGATGCGGAATTTGATGTCCTTCGCGAGCAAAAGATCTATCCGTTTAGTGATTTCTTACTCCACGATATGGGAGAGGAACTTTCGGAGGTGAGAGCGCAGCCGTTGAAGAAATCATCGAGCTCCGCCTACGAACTGGCCCGCGAGTGGCGCACACCTCCCCTTTGGGGAATTGGACTGCTCCAAAAAGTCAACGGCCACGAAGAGCTGATGCACGATGGACGTGCGAACGGTGTCGAAGAAGCGATTCTTTGGCACGGCGGCGAAGCGTCCGCATCTCGCGAGATGTTTAGAAAGTTAACTCAAGATCAACGCCACGAACTGGTTGAATTTATCAAAAACCTTTAAGGAGAATCCATGCGACCATTTTCTATTTTCGCGACATACTTTTTTGCAATCACCGTTGGCGCTCAACAGGTGAGCGATCTCTACAAAGAATTCAACCGTCGAGATAGTATTAAGTTCGATGCAAATCAGGGAAATGTCATGAACTACTTGCGCCTTCTTAAAGTGCCCACCGAGAAAATCACGGCACTGGAACTTATGCCGGGATCGACAACGGGATCCTTTATCTTCCAGGATCTTGATGGTTTGATTTGTGTGGGAAGTGTGGAGGCTCAAGGTCTGCGGTGCAAAAATAAACTTGGGTTCGACCCACTTCAGCTGAATGAAAAAGAGATTAATATCGAAGCGACTGAAAAGTCCGACCTGTACAATGAGTTTGTTCGCCGAGACACTCTAATCCTCGATCATAGTCAAAAAGTAGCGATTAATTTTATGAACGTCCTTAAATATCCCGTAGAGAAAGTGACGGAGTTGGAAATGATTCCTGGAACAAATGATGGGTCTTTTTTAATCCGTGATACCGCCGGTATGATTTGCCTCGGAAACTTTGAAAAACAAATGCTTCGCTGCAAAAACGCTCTCGGCATCACCGGTGTCGTCTACCAGGGCGACGCCGACTAATTCTCTTCGCTCACTCTATAAGAAAAGCCATAAAAAAAATTCACGGTTTAGAAAATCCTTCAGCTCGCCTCTTCTTGCCGTGAATTTGTTTCTTTATTTGGTACAAGTGGGCTGTGACATTGGATGGGGTATCCATTGTCGAATTGGGGACTTCTTACTTTTTGGGGCTTATGAAAAATCAAAATCCTCTTCGATTGGCTTTCGTGGCGATCTTTTTCTCTTTATCATTCGCGCGCGCTGCAGACGCACAATTGCGCTGCACCGATATTTTCGCACGAGCCGATGTCCCGGTCCCGGCCGCGGGCTATAATGTGCGAGTGAATAACGGCGGCAGTGCCATGCTTCCCCCTGCGGTGGCCTCAGCCATTGCCGAATTCCGTGGCGCCATTATAAATATGAGAACGGCCAAAACCCAAAAAGAGTTTAATGATCATCAGTACTCCGTTGTTTTAACAGGGAATCATCTCCTCGATATTATCGTGCAAAACTCATTGCGCTCCCGGCATCCGCAAATAGCACCCACGCAGGCCAACGCCATAAACCAAGTTTCAGTGGTTTTAGCGCGGCAACTCATGACCGCCTTCGAACTTCCTCCCGAGATCTTATATCAAGTGATCATCCTCCGAGTCGAAGCCCTAGCCGCGGAATTAAATGCTCTCAGTAAAGCGGCTCAAGAAAGACGACCTATCGGCTTTATTGCACCCCGCGCGGAAAGCTCCGCCACAAATCTCAATCTCGAAACGCTCGTCGCAACGGTCCGCCAGATGTTTGAAGCTAGTACTGCTTCTTCCGCCGAGAAAAAAACCATAGGCTTTACCAATCAAAGATCCAGATCCGCTGCGGAACAAGAGCCGGCGACGCCTAAAGAACAAATTGGCTTTATACGCTCGCCGAAGACCAACACGGACACCGAGCCTGTGGAACGCTCCCCAATGGGCTTTGTCCGCTCCTCTCGCGAAAAAGAAGACAGCCTCGAGATGAAATATCAAATCATTCTTAACGTGGACAGCGGTCTCTTCGACCGCTTGAGAATGGAATAATTAAACATTGTTGAGTCGCTGCACCAGCGACATGTCGGCCAAAATAGCCCACGTCATGGCTTCGACGACGGGGACGGCGCGCGGAACGATACAAGGATCGTGACGGCCGGCTTTGGCGACGTCGAGGATGGAGGACGTGGGTTTGAAGCCCACTCGAAAGACGATGCGATCCCCGGTGGTAATTCCGCCTTGGATTCCTCCGTAGGGCTCCTTTCGCCCTTGGGCGTGGACACGAGTGCCTTTTTCTTGAGTGAGAGCGAAGCCTTCGCCGATTTCGAATCCGCACGTGGCCCCAATACTCATCATGGCATTGGCCAGTGCACTTTTCATTTTATAGAACACGGGTTCGCCTAAACCGGGGCGGCAATTTTCGATCCACACTTCCACCACTCCGCCGTAGCTTTCACCATTGGATTTGGCTTTGAGTAAATAGTCGGCGACGTCGACTTTTTTTGACGGAAATCTCGCAGAGGACTTATCCACCATCTTGTGGATATCGTTCTGCGAGAGGGCCGCGAGCTTTGTGGATAAGTCGGTCAACTCTGTGGAATCCAGTTCGTGTTCACCAATTCGGCGAGCAAACGCGGCCACTTTGAGTTCGGGTTGAAGATCTTTGAGCATCATGCGAGCAATACTCCCTGCGATCACTCGCGATGCGGTCTCTCGCCCGCTGGATCTTCCACCACCTCTGAGGTCCGTATTTACAAATTTATTTTTCCAACTCTCGTCGGCGTGGCCCTGACGAGGCGTCATCTGAGAATAATCTTGAGAGCGCTGATTTGTGTTTTCAATACGGCAAGCGATGGGAGTTCCTAAAGTTTTCCCTTCGAAAACTCCGCTGAGAACTTCGCAGCGATCGGCCTCATCACGACTGGTCACTAAAACTTCACCACCGGGAGATGTCTGCCCAGGACGCCGGCGATCTAAATCTTTTTGTAAGAGATCGGGAATCCAATGGACCCCCGCAGGGCATCCCTCAAGCACCAAGCCTATCGCCGGACCGTGGCTTTCACCATAGGTCGTCCACTTAAAAATTTGTCCAAACGAATTACATGACAT is a window encoding:
- a CDS encoding bacterioferritin, yielding MEEKIIKLLNNILEHELAGVIRYTHYSLMVYGNNRIPIVKWLRDQAHESLQHAEEAGEHITTLNGHPSLKIAKLLETEKHSVSDILKESLEHEKIQLSHYYELLKVVKDERVALEEFARKMITEEEAHISEVEKMLRSPK
- a CDS encoding sterol desaturase family protein, whose product is MSSNSISQWFDRFLVPIDDPGSRLFHLNLLFSLFFIVVAICIEARELDLRKNIKRACSLVFRKRYWWNRSTQLDYKVYFFNSILKVLLFIPFLDFSFRFSQGTVGLLLKLNDQEMIGLPSSPINLLCFTILAFVFDDFLRFFHHLLMHKIPFLWRFHKTHHSARILTPITLYRAHPLESAMSAVRNSFSAGVMIGIFIFLFESQFNVFTVLGINFFGFTFNILASNLRHSHIPLSFGPLEKIFISPKQHQIHHSTDPRHYDKNFGVSLSIWDRTLGTLVESKTVQTRLKFGLSDGHRQSFSEKMLGK
- a CDS encoding TonB-dependent receptor, which produces MRSLAQIFLLATLWSCVSGAQDAVRTSLKDLSSDQSDELSRVVITGEMEDFVVNTSTPQKIGKEKMELFKYTDINRVLKQSAGVYIREEDGQGLRPNIGLRGTNPDRSKKIVFMEDGVLIGPAPYSAPAAYYTPSLLHTESMEVYKGFTAVPYGPNSIGGTLNYLSQSIPGQQTTQMEASAGVFNTQLYKLSNGGRVGNIGYNVFAGRNSSDGFKQLDGGGDVGFVKNDIQGKLRWSSGKNSVEFRLGYEDEDSNETYLGLSAQDINSTPYRRYASSALDEMTWQHTKVHLEHVYQSSPESQIKSTLYRHDFERLWFRADSFRGSQAPNFFNTINNPANNQQYFNILAGVEDSASALNGAGDIVILGNQRTFYSQGAQTRWNAQYEWGETRHDIEVGLRFHQDQIKRNHTRNLFQMSAGALAPTGDPVTMNAINRNSATALTAHVVENLSWGKWVFTALGRAEKVDYRFQDALNGADIERSSSVFAPGTAVLYKLTDLWSLKGSVNRGVSVAGLNDNGSEAQERSVNYEVGMKFISADADSQAEMVAFYNDYSNITGTCTASTGCAANQLDQQFNGGQAAIRGLEARLSQRFRIQNLQIPVQLNATLLNAEFRNNFNSNTAEWGVGAVRSGDPLPYVPQIQYTFTAGTEYKKFKQELAFIYQGESLDQSAAEGRRSIAAYGIVDWAGRYQVDKHSQIFARVDNLLSRDYLVSLRPFGARPGKPQSFMVGFSYVF
- a CDS encoding imelysin family protein; translated protein: MKLQSFLKLILVVSMSNLSSCSDYTSDQMAALPPAVPSKPGFGFQDVKNPLPANLQNPNEGEFSEEKMLVNIGINIIAKNVREFNLQAALLKSRLSDYCDELENGVVNAASETAVKNQWTQAMLAYHLVDAAPIGPLTDNGRYYADNIYSWPFINTCSIDNDVATLALTKQQPLLTINNRKGLGALEYLLFTPPQSEKCNLKIPLNKNVVEWLKRTPQQRTKDRCDRALALADDVYQKSQELWAAWDPENANFTRTLVENSPGARYPSAKAAVNALTDSLFSIEKIKDSKLGVPLGKNKKECIAAEQKCPDAVEHIWSGLAFPAISTQLAGFRAILYGSTNKSKKAFGFDDYLATKGHPEVVAKMDSILLSNIDEVQKVSQQGNLWEQILKMDVGACAATTIDNPVEPLCHLYANIRSVANTFKIDVLTILSLDAPLTHQGDND
- a CDS encoding extracellular solute-binding protein, giving the protein MKFLISVFTLLFTMNATADLVLYTDRPAARMQVIADQFKAKTGTTVQIVELGYGDMLKKLQSEGANSPADVIFVKDLVYLTDLAAKGFFAPMTSQVVKSQVLPAMRDPQNLWTAITYRARTLVYEAGVDVSSINSYEDLAHPNWAGTLCIRTSKSAYNEAFVANMIVTDGYDKAKEIVKGLVANRAQDKFYTSDNQILNAIGMGQDGCLLGITNSYYLGLLLGNPQTANLPIKIKYLNQDKTGVHTNGTGAGISQSTKQQALATQLVEFFLSDDVQIFLTKEHFDFPAKANLVPPTLVKDFGTFKADTTPWTVMGQKVEDARKLMIEVDYL
- a CDS encoding c-type cytochrome; the encoded protein is MGTYFLSLVLLGFASWANPLLPGGSGTTKDLSKNAFSHPFNGITVEQKNQFFVGNSFFKAAWVQAPATTEGRDGLGPTFNARACAACHAFDGRTSAYLDNGVEIKVGLSLLIRLKTFSKNHWGDHPEYGGQINPNGVQGVPGEMQPVVSFLEESETYPDGSSYTLRKPQFTFVNVSRSELDEDTFISPRIPQQIIGLGLIDSINETDITSQADENDSNQDGISGKIPWAYDMARQRVTIGRFGWKSEQPNLRQQNLAAFLGDIGITSSLFPEENCPLVQIECLASLSGGKPEVDSTIENRLTLYTQLVSVPAARHADEIEFQKGFELFKSVGCANCHTPSYTTTADAEFDVLREQKIYPFSDFLLHDMGEELSEVRAQPLKKSSSSAYELAREWRTPPLWGIGLLQKVNGHEELMHDGRANGVEEAILWHGGEASASREMFRKLTQDQRHELVEFIKNL
- the aroC gene encoding chorismate synthase, with amino-acid sequence MSCNSFGQIFKWTTYGESHGPAIGLVLEGCPAGVHWIPDLLQKDLDRRRPGQTSPGGEVLVTSRDEADRCEVLSGVFEGKTLGTPIACRIENTNQRSQDYSQMTPRQGHADESWKNKFVNTDLRGGGRSSGRETASRVIAGSIARMMLKDLQPELKVAAFARRIGEHELDSTELTDLSTKLAALSQNDIHKMVDKSSARFPSKKVDVADYLLKAKSNGESYGGVVEVWIENCRPGLGEPVFYKMKSALANAMMSIGATCGFEIGEGFALTQEKGTRVHAQGRKEPYGGIQGGITTGDRIVFRVGFKPTSSILDVAKAGRHDPCIVPRAVPVVEAMTWAILADMSLVQRLNNV